A window from Bombus pascuorum chromosome 12, iyBomPasc1.1, whole genome shotgun sequence encodes these proteins:
- the LOC132912929 gene encoding 3'(2'),5'-bisphosphate nucleotidase 1, whose product MAQSACLLSRIVASSITATVRAGKIIRDVMAHGSLNIVEKGKDDLQTEADRCAQRCIIASLSQQFPNITIIGEEGASNCEVPSDWIVTDVDQEVLKLKLPAYLEDIDPKDVCIWVDPLDGTSEYAQGLVEHVTVLVGVAVGHRAVGGIIHQPYYKNTENEILGRTLWGINGVGFGGFAPTPPPEEKRIITTTSSHSDSNVQAAINALSPDEVLRVGGAGYKVILLMEGKAHAYVFASKGCKRWDTCAPEAILYAVGGTLTDIYGEQYSYNAETAYSNDKGVLATAPGQTHQWYLNHIPYEIKQKLGQ is encoded by the exons ATGGCACAAAGTGCTTGTTTATTATCTCGAATAGTGGCTTCTTCTATAACTGCTACAGTAAGAGCAGGTAAAATTATAAGAGATGTTATGGCTCATGGAAGCTTAAATATAGTAGAGAAAGGCAAGGATGATTTACAAACTGAAGCTGATCGTTGTGCTCAAAGGTGTATTATTGCCTCATTAAGCCAgcaatttccaaatattaccATTATTGGTGAAGAAGGAGCATCAAACTGTGAAGTACCGTCTGATTGGATTGTAACAGATGTGGATCAAGAAGTACTAAAATTAAAGTTACCAGCCTATCTGGAAGATATTGATCCTAAAGATGTGTGTATTTGGGTAGATCCATTGGatg gAACGTCAGAGTATGCGCAAGGTCTTGTGGAACATGTTACAGTACTAGTAGGAGTGGCAGTTGGACATAGGGCAGTTGGAGGTATAATTCATCAaccatattataaaaatacagaaaatgaaatactaGGACGCACTCTCTGGGGTATTAATGGTGTAGGATTTGGTGGATTTGCACCAACTCCTCCaccagaagaaaaaagaataatcaCAACTACAAG TTCACATTCAGATAGCAATGTTCAAGCAGCTATAAATGCTTTGTCTCCTGATGAAGTTTTACGAGTTGGTGGTGCagggtataag GTGATACTTTTAATGGAAGGCAAGGCTCATGCTTATGTGTTTGCTAGTAAAGGTTGCAAAAGGTGGGATACTTGTGCCCCTGAAGCTATTCTTTACGCAGTTGGTGGCACACTAACTGACATTTATGGAGAGCAGTATTCCTATAATGCAGAAACAGCATATTCAAATGACAAAGGTGTGTTAGCTACTGCCCCTGGTCAAACTCATCAATGGTATTTAAATCATATACCATACGAAATAAAGCAAAAATTAGGACAGTAG
- the LOC132912911 gene encoding luciferin 4-monooxygenase, protein MQKGFLNMQEKNILHGPPLPDLEFKNVTLGQLILNQLSIRGSWVAQINAYTEKSQTFKDILDISRKLAIAFNKEGLKKDDRIAICSENNLEYCPVVCAAFYLGVTVCPLNPLYTERELKHALNISKPKYIFVSAIGAKNIYKVIPQLFWLPKLIMLTEAIDSKLPSIKTLTSNIIVDNNFHACSVDVNDHVTVISCSSGTTGLPKGVMLTDKNFLSVIKNLAVASPNILNTNTTGLALLPFFHVYSFSVMLVALVFGNKNVILPRFEEKLFLHAIEKYKIEHITVVPPLMVFLAKHPIVDKYNLSSIKEIWCGAAPLSEEIAKMVVKRLNMPIIKQGYGLTETTLAVMNSPDNNTKYTSVGTLVPGVSAKVIPIDGDESSKPLGPNNVGELCFKGDIIMKGYCDNEQATAATIDKDGWLHSGDVGYYDEQGYFYIVDRMKELIKYKGFQVPPAELEAILLTCSEIKDAAVIGLPHEEAGELPVAFVVKQEGSNITAEDIIKFVNERVSSHKRLRGGVKFIENIPRTASGKILRRILHDTLKSKL, encoded by the exons ttacatggACCGCCATTGCCCGATTTGGAATTCAAGAATGTAACATTAGGacaattgatattaaatcaattaAGTATTCGTGGTTCTTGGGTAGCACAG ATAAATGCTTATACAGAAAAGTCACAAActttcaaagatattttagACATTAGTCGGAAATTGGCAATTGCCTTTAATAAAGAAGGACTAAAAAAGGATGATCGAATAGCTATATGTAGTGAAAACAATCTAGAATATTGTCCAGTTGTATGTGCTGCATTTTACTTAGGTGTTACTGTCTGCCCGTTAAATCCACTTTATACAGAAAGAGAATTAAAACATGcattaaatatatcaaaaccaaaatacatttttgtatcaGCAATCGGAGCAAAGAACATATACAAGGTTATTCCTCAGCTATTCTGGTTACCAAAGCTTATAATGTTAACAGAAGCCATAGATAGTAAATTACCAAGTATTAAAACTCTAACGTCAAACATAATCGTTGATAACAACTTCCACGCCTGTTCTGTAGATGTTAATGATCACGTGACAGTTATTTCATGCTCTAGTGGCACTACAGGATTGCCAAAAGGAGTAATGTTAACAGACAAAAACTTTTTGTCTGTGATAAAAAATCTAGCAGTTGCATCGCCTAATATtctaaatacaaatacaaCAGGTTTAGCTTTATTACCATTCTTCCATGTGTATTCCTTTTCCGTGATGCTGGTAGCACTCGTTTTTGGAAATAAAAACGTAATTCTTCCACGTTTTGAAGAGAAACTATTCTTACATGCCATAGAAAAGTACAAAATCGAACACATAACTGTTGTGCCGCCACTTATGGTGTTTTTAGCGAAACATCCTATcgtagataaatataatttatctagCATTAAAGAGATTTG GTGTGGTGCAGCACCTTTATCTGAGGAAATTGCAAAGATGGTTGTAAAGAGATTAAATATGCCAATAATAAAACAAGGATATGGATTAACAGAAACTACTTTGGCAGTGATGAATTCACCtgataataatacgaaatatacaaGTGTAGGAACGTTAGTTCCAGGTGTATCAG CTAAAGTAATACCAATTGACGGAGATGAATCAAGTAAACCCCTAGGaccaaacaatgtaggagaaTTATGTTTCAAAGGAGATATAATAATGAAAGGCTACTGCGATAATGAACAAGCTACCGCGGCAACAATCGATAAAGATGGTTGGTTGCATTCAGGAGATGTAGGATATTACGATGAACAGGGCTATTTCTATATAGTAGATCGTATGAAAGAACTTATTAAATACAAGGGATTTCAAGTTCCACCGGCTGAATTAGAAGCAATATTATTAACCTGCTCTGAAATTAAAGACGCGGCGGTTATTGGACTACCGCATGAAGAAGCAGGCGAGCTACCGGTTGCTTTTGTTGTTAAGCAAGAAGGATCTAATATAACAGCagaagatattattaaattcgtaaatg AACGTGTATCAAGCCATAAACGACTTCGAGGTGGtgttaaatttattgaaaatattccacGAACTGCATCGGGGAAAATCCTACGACGAATCCTGCACGATACACTCAAatcaaaattgtaa